In Blastopirellula sp. J2-11, a single genomic region encodes these proteins:
- a CDS encoding HpcH/HpaI aldolase family protein, whose product MTFRLIFVIALLLGGNTGNLRAQSAAKNPLRLNRFIELMEAKTPAFGMFSQNINARTGAAIADSSLDFVIIDMEHSPYDVTRLENYLLGMINKRKILQKGNLQPNVVPFVRIPAAGREPVDHLLKQVLDAGVLGVIVPHVDTAEQALAIVKACRFPQKRMAEDYQPEGKRGVGYRHAARYWGLTPQEYAQRADVWPLDPQGELVVWVMIETVEAVQNCEDIAQTPGVGGLFIGPSDLAFSLGVDKGDPVFEAAIAQVASIAQKNRIPCGLLSNGDQIQQRLKQGFQFIAVGLDGGLPVDVHQALEKARKSSIE is encoded by the coding sequence ATGACTTTCCGACTTATCTTCGTGATTGCGTTATTGCTGGGGGGAAATACCGGCAATCTACGGGCACAATCCGCTGCGAAGAATCCCCTGCGATTGAATCGGTTTATCGAGCTGATGGAAGCGAAGACTCCGGCATTCGGCATGTTCTCGCAAAACATCAATGCTCGTACCGGCGCAGCGATCGCCGATAGTTCATTGGATTTTGTCATCATCGATATGGAGCATAGTCCCTACGATGTGACTCGACTCGAAAACTATCTGCTGGGCATGATTAACAAACGGAAAATTTTGCAGAAGGGAAATCTACAACCTAACGTCGTCCCCTTCGTGCGTATCCCTGCGGCTGGACGTGAGCCTGTTGATCATCTGTTAAAGCAAGTGCTTGATGCCGGCGTGCTGGGAGTAATCGTGCCGCATGTCGATACGGCCGAGCAGGCTTTAGCCATCGTCAAGGCTTGCCGTTTTCCACAAAAGCGAATGGCGGAAGACTACCAACCAGAAGGCAAGCGCGGGGTCGGCTATCGGCATGCTGCTCGATACTGGGGGCTGACTCCGCAAGAATACGCTCAACGAGCCGACGTGTGGCCGCTTGATCCCCAAGGCGAGTTGGTCGTCTGGGTCATGATTGAAACGGTGGAAGCGGTGCAGAACTGTGAAGACATTGCCCAAACGCCGGGTGTGGGAGGTCTGTTTATCGGCCCGTCGGATCTGGCGTTTTCGCTAGGAGTCGACAAGGGAGATCCAGTCTTTGAAGCTGCGATTGCGCAAGTCGCTTCCATTGCTCAAAAAAACAGGATCCCGTGCGGACTGCTATCCAATGGCGATCAGATTCAGCAACGTCTGAAGCAAGGGTTCCAGTTTATCGCGGTAGGCTTGGATGGCGGACTCCCTGTCGATGTGCATCAGGCCTTAGAAAAAGCGCGCAAGTCGTCAATTGAATAA
- a CDS encoding FecR family protein, whose amino-acid sequence MNLDSQKQFEQLWNDFLEGELEEADADQLCDLLAADEKLRETAIELYQTHRLLGLVMQEEPAGRDGFVESAMQEILRRRENFGSRAMQRIRQQTRESSTSSATLRPQQISWRSLPTNLIAASVLAISLLCLVWLTGFSQRPEPEQPPVAEKESQAPSVAAPPSVKFLRVAKARFFGELTPAALSETELEKSYVLMSGMVELLFPGGAHAIIEGPAVFRAEPENCLAMNLGRCSVHAPDGAEGFRVETPDSQVVDRGTRFTVDVSEFNETKIQVVEGIADIYENSSKARELRRLLGNAEDFNEQGDEFAPIVGNHENELRLESNQAVKVLAEPTFTLTPGVFDRDKHRMRLPDRIVSFTATTAESDGKAELLKTVTVQRAGQDVTYSDTDLIPVELIWFRSSRNEGLFDHVLGGKQVIGKPIDALSDNSIVTGVINPGGSETPLQSNPVMEHAPADNVIGTPGMAVRFAQPVKNGPGPDVVFFEIHPLPSLTDGDAFHVCPLQMSPGRKAHTIREYDLSLYSPEALPVTQMLVHATKGQRIDSLTELEQADFTLRPVRLEYRALAVGIDLSDLGYAPGEAAEGLFFQDADDNEFYVDPVLIGGLP is encoded by the coding sequence ATGAACTTAGATTCACAAAAACAGTTCGAGCAGCTTTGGAACGACTTCCTGGAAGGGGAGTTGGAAGAGGCCGATGCGGATCAATTGTGCGACCTATTGGCTGCGGATGAAAAACTGAGAGAAACGGCGATCGAGCTCTATCAGACCCACCGCCTGCTCGGACTCGTGATGCAAGAAGAACCGGCTGGTCGCGACGGCTTTGTCGAGAGCGCCATGCAAGAAATCCTGCGGCGGCGCGAAAACTTCGGCTCACGAGCGATGCAGCGAATTCGCCAGCAGACAAGAGAATCATCAACATCCTCTGCGACATTAAGGCCGCAGCAAATCTCTTGGCGATCGCTGCCCACAAATTTGATTGCGGCGAGCGTGCTGGCGATCAGCTTGCTGTGTCTCGTATGGCTCACGGGGTTTTCGCAACGGCCCGAACCAGAGCAACCGCCGGTTGCCGAGAAAGAGTCGCAAGCGCCAAGCGTCGCCGCGCCCCCATCGGTGAAGTTTCTACGCGTGGCCAAAGCCCGATTCTTTGGAGAATTGACTCCAGCCGCTCTCTCGGAAACGGAATTGGAAAAGTCCTATGTGCTGATGAGCGGGATGGTTGAGCTGCTGTTTCCTGGGGGAGCGCATGCGATTATCGAGGGCCCCGCCGTGTTTCGCGCCGAACCAGAAAATTGTCTGGCCATGAATCTGGGGCGGTGTTCGGTGCATGCTCCGGATGGCGCCGAAGGATTCCGCGTGGAGACTCCTGATTCGCAAGTTGTCGATCGGGGAACACGCTTTACGGTGGATGTCAGCGAGTTCAACGAGACCAAAATTCAAGTGGTCGAAGGAATTGCGGATATCTATGAAAATAGCTCCAAAGCTCGTGAACTTCGTCGATTGCTGGGGAACGCGGAAGACTTCAACGAACAGGGCGACGAGTTCGCGCCGATTGTAGGAAATCATGAAAATGAGCTCCGCCTAGAAAGCAATCAAGCCGTGAAGGTTCTTGCCGAGCCGACCTTCACTTTGACTCCGGGGGTTTTCGATAGAGACAAACATCGAATGCGCCTGCCTGACCGGATTGTTTCTTTTACGGCGACCACGGCGGAATCTGACGGAAAAGCGGAGTTGCTGAAGACAGTCACCGTCCAACGAGCTGGGCAGGATGTTACTTACTCAGATACTGACCTGATTCCGGTCGAACTGATTTGGTTTCGTTCTTCTCGCAATGAAGGATTATTCGATCACGTACTGGGAGGAAAGCAGGTCATCGGCAAACCGATCGACGCGCTGTCCGATAATTCCATCGTCACCGGGGTCATCAATCCTGGAGGAAGCGAAACGCCTCTGCAGAGTAATCCTGTCATGGAACATGCTCCCGCTGACAACGTTATCGGTACTCCAGGGATGGCCGTTCGTTTCGCGCAGCCCGTGAAGAATGGACCTGGTCCGGACGTGGTGTTTTTCGAGATCCATCCATTGCCCAGCCTGACGGATGGAGATGCGTTTCATGTCTGCCCCTTGCAGATGTCGCCGGGGCGTAAAGCCCACACAATCCGGGAATACGACTTGTCTCTCTATTCTCCAGAAGCATTGCCTGTAACGCAGATGCTGGTCCATGCGACGAAAGGCCAGCGCATCGATTCTTTGACGGAACTGGAACAAGCGGATTTTACGCTTCGTCCAGTGCGATTGGAGTATCGGGCGCTCGCAGTAGGAATTGATCTTTCCGATCTTGGCTACGCTCCAGGCGAAGCAGCGGAAGGTCTGTTTTTCCAGGATGCCGACGACAATGAATTCTATGTCGATCCAGTTTTGATCGGCGGCTTACCATGA
- a CDS encoding DUF1501 domain-containing protein, with protein sequence MKNEIRSSLSHSLSRRDCLTGIAAAACGLAIPKIVHAGDQPALLSGKADHVISIWLGGGMGQIDTFDPKRKGDVRKKQQGSYYDAIDTAVPGVQVCEHLPRVAAVMDRVTAVRTLHHNVGEHAAASNRMHTGRPVSGTVTYPSLGSLVAHERGAASDIAPPYVLIGYPNVARGAGFLGASANYLYLTNTSEGPVGLSRPDGITLPRQNRRQALLAALRKDAPLQDDQSLHDYEAAIEQSIRLSGPQFNRVFELEREPADLRIQYGGEFGQRCLLSRRLVESGVRFVEVSHNLNFLNGVGWDVHNQGIIEQHKLIQELDVALSTLILDLEEKKLLDRTLIAVTTEFGRPAEFDSGGGRGHQQRAFSCVLAGGGLNHQGAWGETDEFSEKIISSPVGVSDLFATILASLKIDYRKNLYDGDRPIPITDGGHPIAELLI encoded by the coding sequence ATGAAGAACGAAATCCGCTCATCGCTTTCCCATTCTCTCTCCCGTCGAGACTGCCTTACGGGTATTGCGGCCGCCGCTTGCGGACTAGCGATCCCGAAAATCGTACATGCGGGGGACCAGCCCGCACTCCTCTCTGGAAAGGCCGATCATGTTATCTCGATTTGGCTAGGAGGAGGAATGGGACAGATCGATACGTTCGATCCCAAACGCAAGGGAGATGTCCGCAAAAAACAGCAAGGCTCCTACTACGACGCGATTGATACGGCCGTGCCGGGGGTTCAAGTCTGTGAGCATCTGCCTCGCGTGGCCGCCGTCATGGATCGCGTTACAGCCGTTCGAACCTTGCATCACAATGTCGGCGAACATGCGGCTGCATCCAATCGAATGCATACCGGGCGACCGGTTAGCGGTACGGTTACCTATCCTTCCCTCGGCTCGTTAGTGGCGCACGAGCGCGGCGCGGCAAGCGACATCGCGCCTCCCTATGTATTGATTGGCTATCCCAATGTTGCCCGAGGCGCTGGTTTTCTCGGCGCAAGCGCCAACTACCTCTATCTTACGAACACGAGCGAAGGCCCAGTCGGCCTATCGCGTCCCGATGGGATCACCCTCCCTCGCCAAAATCGAAGACAAGCCCTGTTGGCTGCCTTACGAAAGGATGCGCCTCTCCAGGATGACCAATCTTTACATGACTACGAAGCGGCGATTGAGCAGAGCATTCGCTTAAGTGGTCCTCAGTTCAACCGAGTGTTTGAACTCGAACGTGAGCCAGCCGATTTAAGAATCCAATACGGAGGCGAATTCGGTCAGCGGTGCCTGCTGAGCAGACGACTGGTAGAGAGCGGCGTCCGATTTGTCGAAGTCTCTCACAATCTCAATTTTCTCAATGGAGTCGGCTGGGACGTTCACAACCAAGGGATCATCGAACAACACAAATTGATTCAGGAACTCGATGTGGCCCTTTCGACGCTGATTCTCGACCTCGAAGAGAAAAAGCTTCTCGACCGCACCCTGATCGCGGTCACGACGGAATTCGGACGCCCAGCAGAGTTCGACAGCGGCGGCGGACGCGGACATCAACAGCGCGCATTCAGTTGCGTACTCGCAGGCGGAGGACTCAACCATCAAGGCGCCTGGGGAGAAACGGACGAGTTTTCCGAGAAGATCATCTCTTCACCAGTGGGCGTATCCGATCTGTTCGCCACGATTCTAGCCAGCCTGAAAATTGACTACAGGAAGAATCTCTACGATGGAGATCGGCCTATTCCCATCACGGACGGTGGGCATCCGATTGCGGAACTGTTGATTTGA
- a CDS encoding sigma-70 family RNA polymerase sigma factor codes for MTNTHEQSIIEEALRQVRAGEIEAFETIVRTFERPIRAWLAGRAAPGVDVDEVAQRSFVTAYTRLDQYELGTNFSAWLFSIARYQLQTESTRIRRVADYRSRWASDLLSRELERQQSETPELFGIRLQNLKLCLESLGDSLRQFVDWRYRDEISLEEMSERSGRSVAAVKKQLWLLRNKLRKCVELRTASLD; via the coding sequence ATGACGAATACACACGAACAAAGCATCATTGAAGAAGCGTTGCGGCAAGTCAGGGCCGGAGAGATCGAAGCGTTCGAGACGATTGTGCGAACATTTGAACGCCCGATAAGAGCTTGGTTGGCAGGGAGAGCTGCGCCTGGCGTTGATGTCGACGAAGTCGCCCAGCGAAGTTTTGTCACGGCGTATACGCGTCTCGATCAATACGAACTAGGAACGAATTTTTCCGCCTGGTTGTTCTCGATTGCCCGGTATCAATTGCAGACGGAGTCCACTCGAATTCGCCGTGTGGCCGACTATCGATCGCGTTGGGCTTCAGATCTTCTCTCGCGTGAGTTGGAGCGTCAGCAAAGCGAAACGCCTGAATTGTTTGGAATTCGCTTGCAGAACCTCAAGCTTTGCCTAGAGAGTTTAGGGGATTCGCTGAGACAATTCGTCGATTGGAGATACCGCGATGAAATATCACTCGAAGAGATGTCGGAAAGAAGCGGACGATCGGTAGCAGCCGTCAAAAAACAACTGTGGCTCCTGCGGAACAAGCTGAGAAAGTGCGTCGAATTACGAACAGCGAGCTTGGACTAA
- a CDS encoding DUF1553 domain-containing protein, translated as MNSVSMISSLVFAISIIWTTSLGVVQAESVARWEFEAPELPTTLTQKGLEVHGDVKFQQTGPQAPEFPDFTSENRAIYLDGKGASMLALGAGKSSDLQFTNGDTVTLEAWVNPQSIRSGQQVYIIGKGRSGARKSNQANQNWSLRLYNKQGVAHLDFLFTSRLGDQAPQWHRWRSTIGFTLSSGWHHIALSYKFGDPDSMLGWIDGVPTDGAWGLAGPTTDPPVVDAGDVWIGTSMGRSPNVSFHGQIHRLAIHRERLSDEEIASRFRRKGGPQLVIPKQERMPKVEGVPAGRVAFSLRENFPRHDRWLRQEESLQSPTLSWLGDAFLLPRIPLRYDDWGIRSSWNAPLLMQIAADVELPLGQQRLLIRTRGLSRLWIDGQLVTTTKADTVRYNGGRNPIHPPPQAPLPGVRPRRGNMKEAFVDYLVKPSGKAAHDPEQKRCCRVVLEIVVGGNGVRTESGEVCLARQSADGASFDILRPIGQDRLPLTESAMQPALARSERDLRDLDAATRRQAAQSEDPFWQARHARAKKWVDQNPPPAVPSIPGRAGIHPVDAFIFAKIEQAQSIKSPAESPQADLFHRKVLPILRTNCFRCHGEKDQGGLRLNTREDALRGGDSELPSVSPGHPHESELLHRIQSDDEFSRMPPTGAPLSAEQISLIETWIRDGAVWPQQSKNSKNIEIPTRVGDEAFLRRLFLDTVGIPPTTEELQEFLLDENPDKRSEWIGRMLSDDRVADHWVSFWQDLLAENPSLISATLNSTGPFRWFLYDALQDDKPFDRMVTELVLMRGSAHEGGSAGFSLAGENDSPYAAKGHILASAFLGIELKCARCHDSPYHRSTQHDLYALGAMLKRKSLKIPKSSQVPAAFFEKQTRQSLIQVSIKPNQSIQPGWPFADQTGAKDNQQLDQLTHNPEDSRERLAALITSPENRRFSRVVVNHLWKRLMGSGFVEPVHDWEGQEVSHPELLDWLAAEFVSQGYDSRHILQLIMSSDAYQRVAIGQNSNAPAASRYFNAPDRRRLTAEQVVDSLHLATGSAFEVEELSFDPEGRTTMDYRLNLGNPTRAWMMADLKNERDRPSLSLPRARMMLDMLEVFGWKGARQEPIAERESDSNVLQPGILANSVLTANLTRASSDSPLADLAVRAESAEQLVESLFLQILSRSPSPQEREDCVAVVASDFEQRLVPEGEVQPIPALPRLPQITWFNHAQSEANTIQMKNEERVRQGPPGDPRLQTEWRERYEDVVWSLVNHPEFVWIP; from the coding sequence ATGAATTCCGTCTCCATGATTTCGAGTCTGGTTTTTGCAATCAGCATCATCTGGACAACTTCCTTAGGAGTGGTTCAAGCAGAATCGGTCGCTCGCTGGGAGTTTGAGGCTCCCGAGCTTCCCACGACGCTGACGCAAAAGGGACTGGAGGTCCATGGCGATGTGAAGTTCCAACAGACCGGCCCTCAGGCCCCTGAATTCCCTGACTTTACCTCCGAGAACAGGGCGATCTACTTGGATGGTAAAGGAGCTTCGATGTTGGCCCTCGGGGCAGGCAAAAGCTCGGATCTACAATTCACCAACGGCGATACCGTCACCCTGGAAGCTTGGGTAAATCCCCAATCCATCCGCTCGGGACAGCAGGTCTACATCATTGGCAAAGGACGTTCTGGCGCCAGAAAATCAAACCAGGCGAATCAAAATTGGTCGCTGCGGCTTTATAACAAGCAAGGAGTCGCACATCTCGACTTCCTGTTTACGTCGCGGCTGGGAGACCAAGCGCCCCAGTGGCACCGCTGGCGATCCACGATCGGATTCACTCTCTCCAGCGGTTGGCATCACATTGCTCTTTCTTACAAGTTCGGCGATCCCGATTCGATGCTTGGCTGGATCGATGGCGTTCCGACCGATGGCGCATGGGGACTAGCAGGCCCCACGACCGATCCGCCGGTAGTGGACGCTGGCGATGTTTGGATTGGAACCTCGATGGGAAGGAGTCCGAATGTCAGTTTTCATGGCCAGATCCATCGCTTGGCCATCCATCGAGAGAGATTGAGCGATGAAGAAATCGCGTCGAGATTCCGCCGTAAAGGGGGGCCGCAGCTGGTCATACCGAAGCAGGAACGAATGCCCAAGGTGGAAGGCGTCCCCGCAGGCCGCGTGGCGTTTTCCTTGCGGGAGAACTTTCCTCGTCACGATCGCTGGTTACGCCAAGAGGAATCGCTGCAATCACCCACGCTAAGCTGGCTGGGAGACGCTTTTTTACTGCCACGGATTCCGCTTCGCTACGACGACTGGGGAATCCGGTCGAGTTGGAACGCTCCGTTGCTCATGCAAATCGCAGCCGATGTCGAGCTTCCGCTCGGCCAACAGCGATTGCTGATTCGTACGCGAGGACTAAGTCGCTTGTGGATCGACGGCCAATTGGTGACGACCACCAAAGCAGATACCGTGCGCTACAACGGGGGACGAAATCCGATTCATCCTCCTCCCCAGGCTCCTCTGCCGGGAGTTCGTCCGAGACGTGGGAACATGAAAGAAGCGTTCGTCGATTATCTGGTCAAGCCGTCCGGAAAAGCGGCCCATGATCCGGAACAAAAACGGTGCTGTCGTGTGGTCCTTGAGATTGTCGTGGGAGGGAACGGAGTTCGAACAGAATCAGGGGAAGTCTGCCTTGCACGCCAGTCCGCGGATGGCGCCTCGTTTGATATCTTGCGTCCAATCGGGCAAGACCGCTTGCCTTTGACAGAGTCCGCGATGCAGCCGGCGTTGGCTCGCAGCGAACGTGACCTTCGCGACCTGGATGCCGCGACACGTCGCCAGGCGGCTCAATCCGAGGATCCCTTCTGGCAAGCGCGCCATGCCAGAGCGAAGAAGTGGGTTGACCAAAATCCTCCCCCTGCGGTTCCAAGCATTCCAGGGCGAGCGGGCATCCACCCTGTTGACGCGTTCATCTTCGCCAAAATCGAGCAAGCGCAATCCATCAAGAGCCCAGCGGAATCTCCGCAGGCCGATCTATTTCATCGCAAAGTTTTGCCGATTCTTCGCACAAACTGCTTTCGCTGTCATGGAGAAAAAGATCAGGGAGGATTGCGTCTGAACACACGCGAAGACGCTTTACGTGGAGGCGATTCGGAGTTGCCATCAGTGAGTCCGGGACATCCTCACGAGAGTGAACTGCTTCATCGCATTCAATCGGATGACGAATTTTCACGAATGCCCCCAACCGGCGCCCCCTTGTCGGCCGAGCAAATTTCATTGATTGAAACATGGATTCGCGACGGCGCAGTTTGGCCCCAACAATCCAAGAATTCGAAAAACATCGAGATTCCCACGCGTGTTGGTGACGAGGCGTTCTTGCGTCGCCTCTTTCTTGACACCGTCGGCATACCGCCGACAACTGAGGAGCTTCAGGAATTCCTGCTGGATGAAAATCCAGACAAGCGGTCCGAATGGATTGGCCGAATGTTGTCGGATGACCGAGTTGCAGATCATTGGGTAAGCTTTTGGCAAGATTTATTGGCGGAGAATCCATCTCTGATTTCCGCCACGCTAAATAGCACCGGGCCATTTCGCTGGTTTCTCTACGATGCCCTGCAAGACGACAAGCCATTCGATCGGATGGTGACAGAGTTAGTCCTCATGCGCGGCAGCGCTCATGAGGGAGGAAGCGCCGGGTTCTCCTTAGCTGGGGAAAACGATTCACCCTACGCCGCCAAAGGCCATATCCTTGCATCCGCGTTTTTAGGAATCGAGTTGAAATGCGCCCGCTGTCACGATTCGCCTTATCATCGTTCGACGCAACACGATTTGTATGCGTTGGGGGCGATGCTCAAACGCAAATCACTGAAGATTCCCAAATCGAGCCAAGTTCCCGCGGCGTTCTTCGAGAAGCAGACGCGCCAATCCTTGATTCAGGTTTCTATCAAACCGAATCAGTCGATTCAGCCTGGGTGGCCGTTTGCAGACCAGACCGGCGCCAAGGATAACCAGCAACTCGATCAACTGACGCATAACCCCGAGGATTCCCGCGAACGTCTGGCCGCATTGATCACCTCGCCAGAGAATCGGCGTTTCTCACGCGTGGTGGTGAATCATCTTTGGAAGCGTCTTATGGGGTCCGGTTTCGTCGAGCCGGTCCACGACTGGGAAGGGCAAGAAGTCAGTCATCCGGAACTGCTCGACTGGCTCGCGGCTGAGTTTGTCTCGCAGGGATACGACTCGCGGCACATCTTGCAGCTAATCATGTCGTCGGATGCGTATCAACGCGTCGCGATTGGCCAGAACTCCAATGCGCCTGCCGCGTCTCGATATTTTAACGCTCCCGATCGTCGTCGCCTAACGGCCGAGCAAGTTGTCGATTCCCTTCATCTAGCCACCGGCAGCGCATTCGAGGTCGAGGAACTCTCGTTTGATCCTGAAGGCCGCACCACCATGGACTATCGCTTAAATTTGGGAAATCCGACAAGGGCCTGGATGATGGCCGACTTGAAGAACGAGCGAGATCGGCCCAGCCTGTCACTCCCACGCGCTCGCATGATGTTGGACATGCTTGAGGTCTTTGGCTGGAAAGGGGCGAGACAAGAACCGATCGCAGAACGGGAGAGCGACTCCAACGTCCTCCAGCCTGGGATTCTCGCGAATAGCGTCCTGACGGCCAACCTCACCCGAGCATCGAGCGATAGTCCGTTGGCGGATCTTGCCGTGCGAGCGGAATCGGCCGAACAACTCGTGGAATCATTATTTCTCCAGATTCTAAGCCGTTCGCCGAGCCCGCAAGAACGCGAAGATTGCGTCGCGGTTGTGGCTTCTGATTTCGAGCAACGTCTCGTTCCGGAAGGCGAAGTCCAGCCCATCCCGGCGTTACCGCGACTCCCCCAAATCACATGGTTTAATCATGCCCAGTCCGAAGCGAACACCATTCAAATGAAGAATGAAGAACGCGTTCGCCAAGGCCCCCCTGGAGACCCTCGTCTGCAGACGGAATGGCGGGAAAGATATGAAGATGTCGTGTGGAGCTTAGTCAATCATCCAGAATTTGTCTGGATCCCATGA